Proteins from one Mycobacterium sp. EPa45 genomic window:
- a CDS encoding MmpS family transport accessory protein, with amino-acid sequence MQRVSLSRRLSQRWMLLVAVVVVAVAGFAVYRLHGIFASHDVTSTPSGAGNDIVPFNPKHVVLEVFGPPGTVATITYLDVNAQPQRADSVTLPWAYDTTTTQPAVFVNVSAQGDSDSIGCRIKIDDVVKDERTVNTLNAFTYCLDKSG; translated from the coding sequence ATGCAGCGGGTTTCGCTCAGCCGACGGCTCAGCCAACGCTGGATGCTGCTGGTGGCGGTCGTCGTCGTCGCAGTGGCGGGCTTTGCTGTGTATCGGCTGCATGGCATCTTCGCCTCCCACGATGTGACCTCCACACCCAGCGGGGCGGGCAACGACATCGTCCCGTTCAACCCCAAGCACGTGGTCCTGGAGGTCTTCGGCCCACCGGGCACCGTCGCGACCATCACCTACCTGGACGTGAACGCGCAGCCGCAACGCGCCGATTCCGTCACGCTGCCGTGGGCGTATGACACGACCACCACGCAGCCTGCGGTCTTCGTCAACGTTTCCGCCCAGGGCGACAGCGACTCGATCGGCTGCCGCATCAAGATCGACGATGTCGTCAAAGACGAGCGGACGGTGAACACGCTCAACGCCTTCACCTACTGCCTGGACAAGTCGGGATGA
- a CDS encoding LLM class F420-dependent oxidoreductase — protein MEFGISTFVNDDTIDTISLARAIEERGFHALAIAEHTHIPASRESPYPQGGDLPSVYYRTLDPFVTLAAAAAVTSSIELITGIALLIQRDPITTAKEAASIDLISGGRFVFGVGAGWNLEEMRDHGTDPKTRGTLLDERIEAIKALWTDEPAEYHGQFVEFEPSYARPKPVQKPHPPIVIGGDSNATVKRIIRHQAGWISNPLPVERLTQRIEQIRSGADHDVLLTTFGTPVNLDYWQALDGLGYRQANLLLPTKSRDDSLRLLDDYAQKVAEYRGG, from the coding sequence ATGGAATTCGGCATCTCGACCTTCGTCAATGACGACACCATCGACACGATCTCCCTGGCCCGCGCGATCGAGGAGCGGGGCTTCCACGCGTTGGCCATCGCCGAGCACACGCACATCCCGGCCAGCCGCGAATCCCCGTACCCGCAGGGGGGCGATCTGCCGTCGGTCTACTACCGCACGCTGGACCCGTTCGTCACCCTCGCCGCCGCGGCGGCGGTCACCTCGAGCATCGAGCTGATCACCGGGATCGCCCTGCTCATCCAGCGGGACCCGATCACCACGGCCAAGGAGGCGGCCAGCATTGACCTGATCTCCGGCGGCCGGTTCGTGTTCGGCGTCGGCGCCGGTTGGAACCTCGAGGAGATGCGAGATCACGGCACCGACCCGAAGACGCGCGGCACCCTATTGGACGAACGAATCGAAGCGATCAAGGCACTGTGGACCGATGAGCCGGCCGAGTATCACGGACAGTTCGTCGAGTTCGAACCTTCCTATGCCAGACCGAAGCCGGTACAGAAACCGCACCCGCCGATCGTGATCGGTGGCGACTCGAACGCGACCGTCAAGCGGATCATCCGCCACCAGGCCGGCTGGATCTCCAACCCGCTGCCGGTCGAAAGGCTGACCCAACGGATCGAGCAGATTCGCTCGGGTGCCGACCACGACGTCCTTCTGACGACGTTCGGGACGCCGGTCAACCTCGACTACTGGCAGGCACTCGACGGGCTCGGATACCGCCAGGCGAACCTGCTGCTGCCGACGAAATCACGAGACGACTCACTTCGGCTGCTCGATGACTATGCACAGAAAGTTGCCGAGTACCGCGGCGGCTAG
- a CDS encoding RND family transporter: MSHRIPDFIRRFSVLIALFWLGLAVVTNVFVPQLETVAESHNVSLSPQDSPSLLAAKRIGKVFGEFDSDSSAMIVLEGDQPLGAEAHHYYDGLIKKLQQDTKHVQHIQDFWGDPLTAAGSQSADGKAALVQLYLAGNQGESLANESVDSVRNIVNNTPPPPGLKVYVTGAAPLVTDQFEVGRHGTLKTTLITIGVIAVMLFFLYRRLTTVFFVIFTVMIELTASRGSVAVLANAGIIQLSTYSTNLLTLLVIAAGTDYAIFLLGRFHEARYAGQDRVSAYNSMYHGTAHIILGSGLTIAGAVLCLTFARLPYFNSLGVPAGIGVLVAVVAALTLAPALLIIGRHFGLFEPARPMRTQGWRRIGTAIVRWPGPVLVVTVAIALIGLIALPAYKTSYDARGYMPASAPANVGYTAAERHFSQARLNPELLMIETDHDLRNSTDMILLERVAKAVFHSDGIAQVQSITRPLGTPLDHTSIPFQISAGSASQINNLPFQQARGEDLLKQVDVINNSIDILRQQYALQQQSSAVTDEQTKAFQDTVATAQDLRDKIANFDDFFRPLRNYFYWEPHCYDIPACAALRSLFDALDGIDALTDQLGNVAGSIAKLDALQPKLLALIPPQIESQQTNRDLTLTNYATTSGINDQAQAALQNSTALGQAYDASKTDDSFYLPPEAFTNPEFVRGMKLFLSPDGKAARMIITHDGDPATPEGISHIDSIRHAAQEAVKGTPLAGSKVYLAGTAATYKDIQDGAEYDLMIAGIAALSLILLVMMFITRSIVAAFVIVGTVALSLGASFGLSVLIWQDIFGIHLFWIVLALAIILLLAVGSDYNLLLISRFKEEIHAGVNTGIIRAMAGSGAVVTAAGLVFAATMASFIFADLRILGQIGTTIALGLLFDTLIVRSFMTPAVAALLGRWFWWPLRVRPRPASRMLQPYGTRQSVRQLLLWEDGDGIAKTPK; this comes from the coding sequence ATGAGCCACCGGATTCCCGATTTCATCCGGCGGTTCTCGGTCCTCATCGCGCTGTTCTGGCTCGGCCTGGCCGTGGTGACCAACGTCTTCGTCCCACAGCTCGAAACCGTTGCCGAGTCGCACAACGTCTCGCTGAGCCCGCAGGATTCGCCGTCATTGCTGGCCGCGAAACGGATCGGCAAGGTCTTCGGCGAATTCGATTCCGACAGTTCGGCGATGATCGTCCTGGAAGGTGACCAGCCGCTCGGCGCCGAAGCCCACCACTACTACGACGGCCTGATCAAGAAGCTCCAGCAGGACACCAAGCACGTCCAGCACATCCAGGACTTCTGGGGTGATCCGCTGACGGCGGCCGGCTCGCAGAGCGCCGACGGCAAGGCGGCGCTGGTTCAGCTGTATCTGGCCGGCAACCAGGGCGAGTCGCTGGCCAATGAGTCGGTCGACTCGGTGCGCAACATCGTCAACAACACGCCGCCACCGCCCGGCCTCAAGGTCTACGTCACCGGCGCGGCGCCCCTGGTCACCGACCAGTTCGAGGTGGGCCGCCATGGCACACTGAAAACCACGCTGATCACCATCGGGGTGATCGCGGTGATGCTGTTCTTCCTCTACCGCCGGCTCACCACGGTGTTCTTCGTGATCTTCACGGTGATGATCGAGCTGACCGCGTCGCGCGGGTCGGTGGCCGTGCTCGCGAACGCCGGGATCATCCAACTGTCGACCTATTCGACAAACCTGTTGACGCTGTTGGTGATCGCCGCCGGCACCGACTACGCGATCTTCCTGCTCGGCCGCTTCCACGAAGCGCGCTATGCCGGGCAGGACCGGGTCTCGGCATACAACTCGATGTATCACGGGACCGCGCACATCATCCTCGGCTCCGGCCTCACGATCGCCGGGGCGGTGCTGTGTCTGACGTTCGCGCGGCTGCCGTACTTCAACAGCCTCGGCGTGCCGGCCGGCATCGGCGTACTCGTCGCCGTGGTGGCGGCGCTGACCCTGGCGCCGGCGCTGCTGATCATCGGCCGCCACTTCGGCCTGTTCGAACCCGCCCGCCCGATGCGCACCCAAGGCTGGCGTCGCATCGGTACTGCGATCGTGCGTTGGCCCGGTCCTGTCCTCGTGGTGACGGTCGCCATCGCACTGATCGGTCTGATTGCGTTGCCCGCCTACAAGACCAGCTACGACGCCCGGGGGTACATGCCGGCAAGTGCCCCGGCCAATGTCGGCTACACCGCAGCCGAACGCCACTTCTCCCAGGCCCGGCTCAATCCCGAGCTGCTGATGATCGAGACCGATCACGACTTACGCAATTCCACCGACATGATCCTGTTGGAGCGCGTCGCCAAGGCGGTGTTCCACAGCGACGGAATCGCTCAGGTGCAGTCGATCACCCGGCCGCTGGGTACGCCCCTGGACCACACGTCGATCCCGTTCCAGATCAGCGCCGGAAGTGCCTCTCAGATCAACAATCTGCCCTTCCAACAGGCTCGCGGAGAAGACCTGCTCAAGCAGGTCGACGTCATCAACAACTCGATCGACATTCTGCGCCAGCAGTACGCGCTGCAGCAGCAGTCCAGCGCGGTCACCGACGAGCAGACCAAGGCCTTCCAGGACACCGTGGCCACCGCCCAGGACCTGCGCGACAAGATCGCCAACTTCGACGACTTCTTCCGGCCGCTGCGCAACTACTTCTATTGGGAGCCACACTGTTACGACATTCCTGCCTGTGCCGCGCTGCGATCTCTGTTCGACGCACTCGACGGCATTGATGCGCTGACTGACCAGCTGGGTAATGTGGCCGGGAGCATCGCCAAACTCGATGCGCTGCAACCGAAGCTGCTGGCGCTGATCCCCCCGCAGATCGAGAGTCAGCAGACCAACCGCGATCTGACGCTGACCAACTACGCCACCACCTCGGGCATCAACGACCAAGCGCAAGCGGCACTGCAGAACTCGACTGCACTGGGCCAGGCATACGACGCCTCCAAGACCGACGACTCGTTCTATCTGCCGCCGGAGGCGTTCACCAACCCGGAGTTCGTGCGCGGGATGAAGCTGTTCCTCTCTCCCGACGGCAAGGCCGCCCGGATGATCATCACCCACGACGGTGATCCGGCCACGCCCGAGGGCATTTCGCACATCGACTCGATTCGGCACGCCGCGCAGGAGGCCGTCAAGGGAACGCCGCTGGCGGGCTCGAAGGTCTATCTCGCCGGTACCGCGGCCACCTATAAGGACATCCAGGACGGGGCCGAGTACGACCTCATGATCGCCGGGATCGCCGCGCTCAGTCTGATCCTGCTCGTGATGATGTTCATCACCCGCAGCATCGTCGCGGCGTTCGTGATCGTCGGCACCGTGGCGTTGTCGCTGGGTGCCTCGTTCGGGCTGTCAGTGTTGATCTGGCAGGACATCTTCGGGATTCATCTGTTCTGGATTGTGTTGGCGCTGGCCATCATCCTGTTGCTGGCGGTGGGATCCGACTACAACCTGCTATTGATATCCCGGTTCAAAGAGGAGATCCACGCCGGGGTGAACACCGGCATCATCCGGGCGATGGCCGGGTCAGGTGCCGTGGTGACGGCAGCTGGTCTGGTCTTCGCTGCGACGATGGCGTCGTTCATCTTCGCCGACTTACGGATCCTCGGGCAGATCGGCACGACGATTGCCCTGGGCCTGCTGTTCGACACGCTGATCGTGCGGTCCTTCATGACGCCGGCGGTCGCGGCACTACTCGGTCGCTGGTTCTGGTGGCCACTGAGGGTGCGGCCCCGCCCCGCCAGCCGGATGCTTCAGCCGTATGGAACCCGCCAGTCGGTTCGTCAGCTTCTGCTGTGGGAGGACGGCGACGGGATCGCCAAAACGCCGAAGTGA